In the genome of Carassius gibelio isolate Cgi1373 ecotype wild population from Czech Republic chromosome A25, carGib1.2-hapl.c, whole genome shotgun sequence, the window attttgtatactttgaacaccaaaaaaaaaaaaaaaaaaaaaaaaaaaaaaagttacagactgcagctctgattggttgtttcttaccgggagcggtaagagaaacaaccaatcagagctgcggtctgtaacttttccaaacagtgtttttagcttgtcctgaatcactagggtgcacctataataagtgtttatattcggactattttagattgcttcggggataccgcggcggagtaacccagtaactttgtgattcttcatagacataaacagagagaagtagttccggctacaatgttcttccgcaagacgcaagcagttctgtttattaaccgcaagagcgtcaaaagttaccaactgcagctttaagtgtagTGCTGTTGTGTTCTTGTCTTGTTAGTGGTTTTAGAGCAGTTCAACAAATACAGTGCATTTATGCAAAACCATTGCTTAGGATAGACTGCTGAAGAGCTGATCaggttaaaaaatataataagtcTATAGGTCTTAAAGTCTTAGAAATACCATCTAACCCTAAATATGAGCAAACACCATTAACTGCAGGTATCAGATGGAGAGGTTTAAAATGCATGGAACAAGAGACACCAGAGAAATTCACCCATCATGAAACTCTCAACCTCCAAATCACAGTCTGGATCATTCCTGCAACAAGAGGAGAGTTTGAAGAAATGTTGCTAGTTAACGGTTGTTTCCTCGCTCTCCTCCACAATCTTAAACTCACAGGAGAGGAGTGGACGAGGACACCTGCCAGTGCTCAGTTGTTCGGCTCGGTTTTCCTGGGGTCTTCTCTTTAGGAGGGTCTATAGGGAGAAGAGCAGGACTGCAGGTCTGGCCCTTTATTTTAGACAACGCCCAAAGCATCTGCAGGACAAACCAGCGACCTGGCTCACAAACACAAGAGTTAAGAGGACTGTCATgaaccatttaaatgtttaaaagtgcagAGATGCATCATTTGTTTGCAGTACAGATGCACTACCTAAAGAAAGTGTGAACATCAGCATAGTGAGCGAGAGCAAGTCGAGCGCAGACTGCTGGTTGATCTCTGCGATCGCATTGATCGGCACCAGGAGGAGCAGAGAGACGCGGGAGAACGTGGCACACTGCAGGAACGACAGCAGCACCGCAGACAACAGGAagtacccagcatgcatcacACACGTCCACAGAGCATGCAGACTCAGGCCTAGGAGGACAATTACACATTTATCCAAAACATACTCTAATATTTTTCCTCTTGTTTATTCATTTGCAGACAATCAAAGCACCTGCCCAGCCAAGATAGCCTTGGATCATCAGCAGTCTGTCCTCCAGGCGACGCTGCATACTGTCCAGATACGTCAGCATGTATCCCAGAGTGCCATTCATGCGCTCCAGCTTCGTCATGAGCTCAGAGTAGAACCGAGCCGTTGTGTTCTGCTGCTGCAGGAAGCCGTTCAGATTGAGCTCTGGATCACAGACAGGACCATTTCAGATTAGCTGCTGAAATAGTGCTAATGTGTTTTGGATATTTGTAAAGACATCGTTCGGTGGATGCAGGGTTATTTCTAGAGAATTACTAGGATGTTCTTAAAGAAATGTTTAGTCCGAGaaatctcagtccctccattgaagctgtgtgtacggtatactgtccatgtccagaaagaaaaacatcaaagaagtccatgtgacatcaaagggtcagttaaaattttttgaagcctcgaaaatacattttagtccaaaaatagcaaaaactatgactttctCTCACActagacatggaagagaagacaatgctgaatagagttcaaaacaaaagcagtttgtcatatccagaTTGCGAACGAATCATCACTTTTGgggtaagtgtgctcaccccatttttgttcgtaagaaaaaaatagattagaTTTTATATCGCAATAtgtaacacagaaaaaaaaaaatatcgcaatgtcattttttcccaatatcgtgcagccctattataAATTGTACTATTTCACTAGATGACTGCTTTTACCatgttattatgaaataaatgcaaccttggggAGCAGGAGAGACTTATTTCCAAAACCAAAACCGATCCcactttaaatttaaatcatttaattaataatttggtaCAATACAGCTAGTGTACatacaggtatttttttttaaatattagtacAACATAAAAACATGTAATTACACCATTAATTCTAATAATTTCTGTTAACTACATTTATAATTTCACTGTTGAGCCATCCCATACCTTAACCCAAACTTAAACCTACCCATGTCACCCTAACCTTATCTGTATCCCACCTCCCACGTTTGACTGGTAATGTATGATTTCAGAAGTAATCACCCATTTTCTCATAGATGTCCTGAGCACTTCCTCGGACCACAGCCAGGTCCTCAAGAATGGCCTGATGTCCTTCCTGCACTTCTGCACTCTGATCCTTCAGCTGCCCACTTACATTCTCTTCAGACGTGCAACGGAAACAAAACCAAGATACAAAACATTATAACAACTGGCCATCAAATATGACTAATGCTAGCAGTCACTTAACTCCTCATATGTTAATAGATAATTCAGttcctgaataaaataaaattaatcgcctccatgtcatccaagatgctCATGTCTTACTTTCTTCAGTCACAAACAAATTAAGGTTTTATAGGAAAACATTCCaacatttttctccatataatggacttcaatggggaCCAATGGGCTGAAGGTCCAAATTACAGTTTCGATCCAGCTTCAAACAGCTCGACACGATCCCAGatgaggaataagggtcttatctatgAAGCCATcagacattttctttaaaaataaatcaaatgaatacTCTTTgaaccacaaatgctcatcttgcactagCTCGACTTCACGCATGACTTTGGAAAGGTCTCGAGTGGTTAGCTCTTTGTGTATTCCGGTTCAGAAAGgtagggtgaaaaaaaaaagccatctaattttctcctccaacttcaaaatcgtGTTACATCATTGATTTACTTTTGCAAACAGTGGGACAGTACTTCTGCCTACAGCATGCGTGACCTTACACATATGTGAAGTCGTGCTAGTGTAAGACAAACAGTTGTAGTTAAAGAGCATATACGGTTGTGGATGACGATCGTTTCACTAGAGAAGACTCCTATTCCTCGGCTGGGATCGTGTCGAACCCATTGAAGCTGCAATGAAACTGTAATTTGGGCCTTCAGCCCGCTGAtccccattgaagtccattatatggagaaaaatccagGAATGTTTTCCCTCAAAAACCATGGGGCAAGTAAATTTTCAGGTCACTTTTATTCTGGAAGGGAGCTAATCCTTTATCCAAGTTACTATGCAGATATTAAAACCACTGATAAAGTGAGAATTCACAGGTCAGATTTGAGGCGAATGCATTAATCTGTGACTGACCCATTCTCTGTGTGATGCCCTGAATTAACTGAGCCACCAGTTGCTGTCCAGTGCTGATGAGGGCTTTCTCCTGCGCCAGTCTCTGCAGGTTTTGACTGATGGAGGCATCCAGCTGCCCCTGCCCTTCCTTCAGAGCCCCTTGCTGGAGCTGTAGGGCGCTGTGACCCTCAAGCAGCTTGTCCAGTGACGCAGCAGTCATCTCCTTCAGCTCTTTCTGACCCTCCTGCAGATCACCAAACACAAAGAGCCATACAACAGTGAAGTCAACATGAACGTGCATTCACAACCCATATTACCCATAACGTGAGATTTCACAATGGGACCGAAGCCCCAGGCGACCTTTCTTTGGAATAAACATGACATAAGTGCACAGAAAGACCAGGagcaaaacaaacatgaaattcAGATCTTCATAACACACCTTTAGGTCTTTCATAGTATCTAGTTGGTTCGTTGCGGtggagatcagggcattgacggTAAGCTCGGCTCGCTTGCGGAAGTGCTGCTGGCGCGTGGCGTAACACACAGAGCGTGCTCGGTTACTGACAATGTGATACGCGTTCCATGTGTCTGAGTCCATGTCCGCGGTGCACTCTTTTATAGACTGCGGGGAGATATATTACGTTTTATCAGACTCAATGAATTTAACATGTAAAGCACTACATAACTAGAACTGGTTGTGTTGACTGACAATGCCAAGTATTTCGCTTGCAAATGGTTCAGCAGATTTAGGACCTATAAAACAGCAAAGTTGTGCCCATTGTCCATACCATTTCTTCAGTGCAAGGGTAAGTCCTTCGACCCTCCACCTCTGATTGGCAGTTGAACAAAGCCACGCCCAGTTTGGCCAGCTGCTCCTCTGACAGGCCGCTGCAAGCAGCTTTGAGCGGAGCAacaacctgtttaaaaaaaaaaaaaaatgaacatacaTGGGTCTATAAAGGCAGAATAACCGCTTAAATGCAccttcattttaaacatttaaacagaatgAGTCATAGCAGGACATATCAAAAAGAGCTCAACCCTTTTTATAAAATAGCCGATATCTTAAATTGTTCACTATCCTCCATATAATGCACTATGCGCTATTCAACACACCAAAAGAAAAAGTATTAAGTGTGTACAATGCAACCCAAATCAAACCCagcttcagcattttttttttttttttttttagaaagtagaGGCCTGTATACATCCAGCCGCGAGCCAACTGCAAAGTTTTTAGTGCGTTAGAGATGGCTCACCCTGATGCTGTTTGTATCACCACGACTTTAATCAGTGCAATTAATGGACTGTACTTCCCAAATGTCACCAACATGTGGACATTCCTACCAGCGACGATAACACACTGAACACGGTTTACAGCAACATACGCAGTGCATACCGGGCTGCACCCCACTCTGGATACTCAGACCACATCCCTTTGTTCTCATACCCAGCCTACAGACAAAGACTCAAACCAACCAACCCTGTCACCAAACAGGTTAATATCTGGACCCTACAAACGGTTTTGCCCTGACAGACTGGGATGTGTTCAAATCTGCAGCCACTTCGGAAGATTCACCGGTCACATGCGGAGTGCTCGGTTATGTGCCTGATGTAAATGCAAAAGACAGGAGTACAAAGCTGCAATGTTTGGACTGAGAAGAGCCATTACAGCAGCTAAAAGCCAGGAGCATCAActcccatcatcatcatcatcatcatcatcatcagtgctcCTGgcctgcagtcattcagacaggTTGGGGGGCTTTTCAGAGCAGTATGCCAGACACTTTGGACCCCCTGCAGTAAACAGACCAGACCAACAGGTCCACCTCAGATGCCATTGCTGCTGCCCTCCAGATTTCCTTCTCTCACCTGGAAGATGAGGACACTTATATCCGGATGCTCTTTATTGATTATAGCTCCGCTTTCAACAGTCATCCACCATAAACTCACAGACAAACTGATTGTACTTTGATTACACCCCACACTCTGCCACTGGCTGCAGTCAGTTAGGATTGGAAATAGGACCTCACCTGGACACTCAACACCACCCAGCTGGTTAAGGCGGCACAACAGCGGCTGTACTTCTTGAGGAGGCTGAGGAAATTCGGCATGTCACCCAAGATCTTCAACAACTTTTACAGCTGTGTTGAGTGTCAGCTGCATCACTGCGTGATATGGCAGCACTACAGTGAGGAACCATCGCACAGTCCACAGAAGAGATGCATCAATCCCTAAAGACCTGACCCACCCCTAACACAGACCATCCACACTCCTTCCCTCAGGACGGAGGTACAGGAATGTGAAATGCAGGACTTCCAGAGTAAGGAAATCCTTCTTCCCCTCAGCCATTAAGACTTTTAAACGGGTAGCCAGTGGACACAGGCTAGTCTCAGCTCTCAGAATAGGTGAACTGAACTGCTACAGCTCAATTTACACATTTGTAAATGTTACTGCTGCCATTTCCGATCAAGTAATTTGAtctttatttgcacattgtttacagcttgatttgcacattgtttatgtTATAGCTGCTAATATTGTTATGTAGTTGCACACAATTTGCTATAGGCTAGTGTACTATTGTTTTGTACATAAGTCAATATTGCACACTCGCACAACAGATGTACATAgtctatatttatatacataatctATATTTCTACTTCTGCAAAATAGCTATATAACTTTTGTTTGCTGTATGTATATGTCTATTTTTACATCGGTGTCTTTTTTAACATAGCTTGCACCTGTCTTGTCATTCAATGTGGACAGCAAAGAAAAAATTTCATTGCACAGGGAATCTTGTTTTCACTCACTGTGCACATGACAAATGCTTTGAAACCTGGAAGCAATATGTATTGTATATAGTGCTATATGAAGAAAACGGTCTTGACATGGTTGTTCTATTGCCTGTAATTAACTGATTGTTGATTGTGAAATTCTTAAAAGTAACATGCCATATACACGGTTCAGTGCTTACCCGGAAATGGCAGCTATCCAGTGGACTGAGTTCCATCTGCTTTGCCTCTGCCAAAAACTTCTCATCAACGACACTCATTTCAAAGGCAGGAGTCTCTCCGTGGAGCACAATGGGGGCAATAGTTTCCTctggaggagcaggagcaggatcCGGAGCTGGGGCAGACTTCAGCCAGTCAAAGAAAGCATCCACCTCAGCGTACGGCATACTGAACACCCACAGCATCACGAGCCAAAGCCCCATCCTCGGCAGCGACCTGCACACAGACGACCAGGACAGGTTTAAGACATCACACACAAACATTGCCCTTTTGTTCAGTCGCTCATGAAAACGCCTAGTAATTGGCAACGTGTGCAGCATTAAATGTGTGCAGCTTtctgatcatttaaaaatatactttactctcaggttttaaaataaacaaaaacactgccgttcaaaagtctgggatcagcaggacttgtaatgttttttctGCTCATTAtggtggcataaaaaaaaaaaatcataatgataaatatcattaccatttaaataatggttttcaattttaacatactttataatgcaatttatttttgtgatgtgcagctgtattttaggcatcaatactccagtcttcagtgtcacgtgatctttcagaaatcataataatattctgatttaataTTGATATTAGAGAAAACAATTTCTGCTAATTTATTTGGAACCTGTgactcttttttttcaggattctttgataaataaaaagataaaagaacaacatttattcaaaatagaaagtttttgtagcaatagacaccaccgttcaaaagtttggggtcagtatttttcccaaaaataaatacaagtaaaataataatgcttttatttagcaaggatgtattcattaataaaaaatgatggTAAATATGTCACTGTtagaaaatattgatattttaaataaacgttCTTTTGAACTCAATCCTGAAAGAGTTAAACATCAAAAcggtttccagcactgataataaatcatcataagaatgatttctgaagggcatgtgattctgaagactggaggaatgatgataaaaaatcagctgcgcatcacaggaataaattacattttacaatacattaaaaTCGAAAACCATTATTGTAAATGATAATAGTACAttagaatattactgtttttctatatttatggtcaaataaatgcattcatgatAAACAGAAAAGAGTCCtctttaaaacacattacaaatcAAGCCAATATCAAACCTTGTAACAACCAGttcatataaatgcataaaaaaaaaaaaaaaagaagataacagacaaacaaatacaCAGAAAGGAGGAAGATACAGAAAGACTATAACAGAAGTTGAAAAAATGTCAACGTGTTGCCAAAACAAAAGAGCAAGGAAACATTAAAACTTTACATGCCACTTACAGAGATGTATTACTCTACAGATCATGGGATCATGGTCTGTCAGAAAATAATGTCCCAGCTGTTGTTAAAGGCAAGTGTGCAGCATTGGTGTCTGTCACCGGACTGAAACATGTCCGGGCTTAGATCCTCACACAGTTCACTGAACACTGGATATAAATGCTCAGATCTCACTGCGACTCTGGTTTACCGAACTGATTTGGACTTTTACAGCGTGCATTTTATTCGGAAATGaatgaatttattaattaatttaagatAGACATTCATATGTACAATTCAACTCCGATTGCATTGGACACCAGTATTAACACACTCTGCACTTACCTCAATAGGCTCGACGGATTCTGCTATATAAAAACTGAGATTAATCCCAATACATCCACCAAACTCTCACCTAAACCATCCAGTAAGGATTCGATGGGTTTAAATGGACTCACAGCAGCCAATCAGCGGCAGGCGGGGTGCTACAGAAACATCGCGATATTTGCTAGTTAAAACAGGCGTcgcaatagtatgttcctgcacaaccggaggctgcagagtcaggaccgcagatctgggccgcagttctaggaccctagtttttcgtgacagcgccacctaccgtgcTGGACGAcatagcgatggctgcagtttcaggaaggCAGTTCTAGTACCCTGttggtgtgtgctcacagtgtgtgtgtgtgtgtgtgtgtgtgtgttcactggtctgtgtgtgtgcactttggatgggttaaatgcagagcacaaattctgagtatgggtcaccatacttggctgaatgtcacgtcactttcacttttcacatatacagtacagaccaaaagtttggacacaccttctcattcaaagagttttctttattttcatgactatgaaaattgtagagtcacactgaaggcatcaagggctatttgagcaagaaggagagtgatggggtgctgcgccagatgacctggcctccacagtcaccggacctgaacccaatccagatggtttaggggtgagctggaccacagacagaaggcaaaagggccaaccagtgctaagcatctctcggggaactccttcaagactgttgaagaccatttcaggtgactacctcttgaagctcatcaagagaatgctaagagtgtgcaaagcagtaatttATTGTGATGATCACTTGGGTTGTATAATCTggtctctgtctccctctgtcAGTGCATGTTTCTTCTGTAGCTCTTGTGATCTATTGGTTTTCTGCTCGACTTCCTCTCTTAAGCTTCGCACACTGCTGGCAGAGCTTCAGCCTTCCTGCTGGACTACAAAGCAGCTCACTCTCAGGCTTTCCTCAGGGAGATCAGCTGAAAACGGGCCTCCTTTATCTGCATGCAGTGAACAGCTACAGCCACAGATTCACGACTTGACTTCTTAAATTCCACACTGGGGATCCTTTCGGGACGAACGAGGAAACCTGTGCGTTGCAAACACAAGCGTGTGTGCATGCGGGGTCACCCTGTACCCGTTCTTTCAGCTGCTACTTTTATTGACTGAAACTGCGGCAGTAAAGGTGCCATAAACTATGTTAACTTTCTCTGTTGATGCccttttgagagagaaaaaagttatttattattattatttatctgcaAATGTCATAATTATGTATGAACTGATGTTTTTGTGTAATGCCAGCCCTGTGTGCACCGCGTGTGTGGATCAGTCGTGCCGCGCGCTCGTTAACATTCTGGCCGGAGAGCGCGCGATGCGGCGCCTGCGCGGCCTTTTCACCGTGTTTCAATCCTCTGAAGAGAAGAAGCCCAGCTCTCTGTTCGTGCCCGAGCTGAAGTGGTTGGAGTAGAGAGGAAAAGGACAGAGGCTCAGAGGAGCATCATGAAAGACAGCGATCTTAAACGAGACTCGGGCATCCCTGAGCGCGTGACACTCAAGAAGGAGATTGGACTTCTGAGCGCCTGCGCGATCATCATTGGTGAGGGAAGTTTATCACTGGTTTTCTTTCTGATTGTGGGCCATTCTTCTAACATGTAAACATATCAAGACTTATAAAGACAAATGCATCACATATATTCGCcattttgtttgttcattctttttttttctggacgTTTATATTTTGGTGATTTTTAAGctcaataaaacacataatggaATTTATGTCCTTTTAATCGCTGTTTGATATTTCTTACCATAGATTATCTTGTGATTGCTTTATCTTTCTTTATTAAAGACtattaattgattttaattttttatatggtgttcatatatatatatatatatatatatatatatatatatatatatatatattatgcatagcTTTAGTATATGTAGTAAATAACatcatatatttgtttattatattaccaAATACAACAGAATACCTTAAAATGACTTTggtattatgtatttatgtatgtattttatttatttatttatttatttatttatttattgtctgtcTTGTAATCTATTCTTAGATAACAAAATACAAATTGAACATTTAGGTCTTATAAAACAacttggggaaagttacttttaaaagtaatgaattacaatattgcattattttctttaaaaaaaagttgctaagtcactttttatggaaagtaatattACTTTCATGCTACTTTTTCTCATCTGCCTTGGCCTCATTTTTCTCTCTtcaaaaaaatgttgtgtttatctaaagtcatttttgcttattagtatgcttGAACTGGATCATTGAAGGTCAGCAGCAAGGATACTGGttaataaaatggaataaaatacttAAAGTATATTTGTGTTAGTTAACATGTTTGCATTTGActgtttgtattcatttttaggaatactgaatctgtttttgtgcaagtGAGATGATAAAGGCATGTTCACATTTAGTCTTGATCTACAGTATCTTCATGTTCACACGACGCACACAAAGCCTCTGAACTCACTCGATATCTCTCAACACGAGCACAGGGGAGATGCCAGGCAATAAATGAGAAAGTAACTCATTAAAAAAGTAACTTGGATAtgttcttgtaaattaaaaagtaatgcgttatgctattagttacttgaaaaaagtaatctgattacgtaactctcGTTACTTGTACCGCGTTACTCCAACACCTCGGTGTGGGTCTCTCAGGTGTGTCTGTCCTCTTTAAAGGAGCCGAATGAAAGCCGCACCTGATGGCAGCCGGCTCTGTGATGGGGAGCAGTTGATTATTTATGTCTGCTGTTACGTAATCTCGTTGTGCGACACTTGGGTGCTTGAGAGAAGAGCTGCCAGGAAGTGGGTTAGTGAGGGGGGTGGTCATTGTGTGCCTATGAAACTCTCACAGATACTACAGCAGAGCCACAGGGCTGACGTTCACTGGCCGAGGGGTTTTACTTGCTGTTGTGAGTTTGTGTTTGGTATTGGGTTAGTACTTGTTCTGTAGTACTCTAGTACTCTAAATATCAGCTTTGTTACATCATCTTAGAAATCACTGGGCAGCAAgtgaatgcatatatatatatatatatatatatatatatatatatatatatatatatatatatatatatatatatatatatatatataaaaaatattaattaatcggatcaaaaataaaagttt includes:
- the LOC127947127 gene encoding protein brambleberry → MGLWLVMLWVFSMPYAEVDAFFDWLKSAPAPDPAPAPPEETIAPIVLHGETPAFEMSVVDEKFLAEAKQMELSPLDSCHFRVVAPLKAACSGLSEEQLAKLGVALFNCQSEVEGRRTYPCTEEMSIKECTADMDSDTWNAYHIVSNRARSVCYATRQQHFRKRAELTVNALISTATNQLDTMKDLKEGQKELKEMTAASLDKLLEGHSALQLQQGALKEGQGQLDASISQNLQRLAQEKALISTGQQLVAQLIQGITQRMENVSGQLKDQSAEVQEGHQAILEDLAVVRGSAQDIYEKMELNLNGFLQQQNTTARFYSELMTKLERMNGTLGYMLTYLDSMQRRLEDRLLMIQGYLGWAGLSLHALWTCVMHAGYFLLSAVLLSFLQCATFSRVSLLLLVPINAIAEINQQSALDLLSLTMLMFTLSLGRWFVLQMLWALSKIKGQTCSPALLPIDPPKEKTPGKPSRTTEHWQVSSSTPLLNDPDCDLEVESFMMGDPDLLSMSPSQSHGPQFRHLITGTPNHSTPRLKSRHSIGAAVLDYVPQKNLVGVLETLNHSRSSSPNHSLASNSSFSGRLLCSGITRLGQPCKKRALVGQDYCRLHEGGHTSYSRLRNEVH